The Candidatus Eremiobacterota bacterium nucleotide sequence CGCGCACGCGCACGTCGGCTTGCTCGAGCAACAGGCGGTACTCCTCGGCCATCGGGCGAACGGGCGCGATGATCCGCTGCCAGAACGAGGCCAAGATCAGGCCGATCGCCGCGACGACGCCGACGACGATCGCGTACGGCATCACCGCTACCATGACGCGACCTTCCCGAGCACCGGCGCGCCGGCCATCTTGCTGAGCGAGTGCATGTCGAACGAGACGCCGAACTCGGCGAAGCGCTGCAAGCACTCGGGCTGGACGCCGGTGAACTCGAACTCGCCGACGACCTTGTTGTTCTTGTCGAGACCGCGCTGATGGTAGCGCACGATCTCCTGCATCGTGACGACCTCGCCTTCGAGCCCGGCGATCTCGCTGATGCCGACGACCTTGCGCGAGCCGTCGCGCATGCGCGCGATGTGGACGACGAGGTCGACCGCGCTGGCGATCTGCTCGCGGATGGCGCGAACCGGCAGCTCGAAGCCGGCCATCATCACCATCGTCTCGATGCGTGAGAGCGAGTCGCGCGCGCTGTTGGCATGGATCGTCGTGAGCGAGCCGTCGTGGCCGGTGTTCATCGCCTGCAGCATGTCGAGCGCCTCGGCGCCGCGGCATTCGCCGACGATGATCCGGTCCGGTCGCATCCGCAGCGCGTTGCGTACGAGGTCGCGGATGCGCACCTCGCCGGCGCCCTGCAGGTTCGGCGGGCGGCCTTCGAGCCGCACCACGTGGGTCTGGTTGAGCCGCAGCTCCGCGGCGTCTTCGATCGTCACGATCCGCTCGCCGTCGGGGATGAACGACGACAGGCAGTTCAGGAAGGTCGTCTTGCCGGAGCCGGTGCCGCCGCAGATGACGAGGTTCAGCCGCGCTTCGACGGCGGCGCGCAGGAAGTCGAGCATCGGCTCCTCGATCGCGCCGATGTCGACGAGCGCTTGCGGGGTGAGCCGGGTCTTGCCGAAGCGGCGGATCGTCAGCGTCGGGCCGTCGAGCGCGAGCGGCTCGATGATCGCGTTGACGCGCGAGCCGTCGGGCAGGCGCGCGTCGACCATCGGGACCGACTCGTCGATCCGGCGGCCGAGCGGCGCGATCATGCGCTCGATGACGACGCGCAGCTGGCGGTCGTCGCTGAAGCGCTTGTTCGTCGTCTCGATCTTTCCGTTGCGCTCGACGAAGACGTGGCCGGGGCCGTTCACCATGATCTCGGTGACGTCGTGCTGCGCGAGGAGCTCCTCGAGCGGGCCGTACCCGAGCGCTTCGTCGATGATCTCTTGCTGGACGCGCGCCAGCTCTTCGGCCGAGAAGACGGCGGGATAGGCGGCCAGCAGCTCGCGCACGATCGTGTCGATCTGCGCGCGCAGCTCCGCGATCTTCTTCGGCTCGTCGAGCGCGGCGCTCGCGGCGACGACGTCGAGCCGCTGCGCGAGCGCGTCGTGGATCTCGCTCTTGAGGAGCTCGCGCGCGGTGCGCTCGACCGTCGCGACGATGTGCGCCTCGCTGGCCGCGCCCGACATCACGTCTTCCGGCTTGGCGTCGCCCTTCGGACGGCGATTGCTGGCGCGGCGGTCGCCGAGCGGCGTCTTCGCCGACGGCTTGAGCGGTTCCAGGTCCTCGGGGAGCGGCAGCGCGATCAGCGCCGAGGCCAGCGCCTCGACGGCTTTTTGATACCGGCGGTCGCCGATCGCCGGGATGTTTCCCAGCAGCCGCGCGCCGAGCGCGCGCTCGACCTCGTCGGGCCGGACGGCGGCGCGCGCGTCGCGCTGGTTCAGCACGAGGTAGACGCGCGAGGCGGGGATCCCGAAGCGCGCCAGCTCCGTCTGCACGGCGCGCGCGCTCGTCACGCCGAGCAGCGTCGGCTCGACCACGACGATGAAGTGCGCGGCGTTCACGACGAACGGCCGGACCGCCGCGGCGTACGGCTGCGGCGCGTCGACCAGCACGAAGTCGGTCGTGTCGCGCACGTCGCCGAGGATCCCGGCGACGTGGTCCGGCATCAGCGTGAACGCGCCGTCGATCGAAGCGGTGAACTCGATCCCGGCGACGTCGGTCAGGATCGTCGCCGAAGCCAGGTTTCCGCCGACCCGGCCGGCGTCGAACGCGCGCACCGAGTCGGTCAGCACGGCGACGCAGCGCCGGCCGCTGAAGTCGGCGTCGACCAGACCGCAGGCCTTCTGCTCGCGCAGGATGCGGATCAGCTCCACGCACAGGGTGGTCGACCCGACGCCGCCTTTGGCGCCTACGACAACCGCGATCGTCCCCCGCATCGCGGCTTACCTCGGACTGCCCGAGACGACTTTGTCGCCGTCGATCACCGAAACCGCGGGGGGCGCCGGGGTCGGTTTCGCCTGCGGCTGAGCCGGCTGCGGGAACGGGTTGCGAAGCGGGGTGAACAGCTGCGGCAGCAGTTGCGGGAGGCTCGGCGCGATCGCCGGGCGCGGCGCCGGCTTGTCCTTATCGAAGGTGAGCTTCTCGACCGGCCGGCTGTTCGTCGCCTCGCGCGGCGAGCGCAGCGCCAGGCGCAGCGTCGTGTTGACGTCGGCGAGGGTCAGCAGGTCGGCCTGCTTCGCGGTGACCTCGAGGGTCGCGCTGGAGAACTGCTGGCCGCTGTCGGGCGCAGGGGTCGCGCCGGCCTCGGTCATCGAGCCGACCGAGAGGACGCGGGCGGCGCGAATGATCGTCACCGCTTTCGGCGCGCTTTCCTGGGTACGCGGCGTCGCGGCGATCACGTCGACAAGGTCGCCGGCCTGCACGAGGTTCGAGACGCCCTTGACGCGGTCGAGCGCGATCGACACCGCGCGCATCCCGACGTGCACCTTGCCGGGCAGGCCGGCGGTGACGTAGTGGACGAGCTTCGAGGCGGTGACCTGGCTGCCGGCGGGGATCTCGTTGACCGCCGACGAGCCGATCGCGGCGGCGGGCGCCGTCAGCACGTCGGGGTCGACGGCGTCGGCCGGCCGCGCGACCCGGGTCAGCATCTCGGCGGTGATCGTCGCGTGGGCCGGGATGGTTCGCGCGGCGACGACGATCGAGCGCTGGGCCGCCGGCGCGTTGGCATGGCCGACCGAGGCGAGGTAGTTGTACGTCAGCACGCCGGTTCCGACCGCGAGCAATCCGGCGACGGAGAGCGCGATCGTCCGCGTGTCTAGCGGACGAGCAAGAACGCTGGACATGAGAGTGCCACCCACAAGAAGAGGGCGCCGCCGGCGGCGGCGACGGCGTAAGGAAGCCGTTCACCGGTCTCGGGGAGACGCCAGGTGATGAGCGCCGTCGCCATCCGTTGCGACGCCGCCAGCGAGTACAAAGAAAGAAGTCCGCCGGCCAGGGCCGTGTAGATCAGAAAATCGAAGGCCAGGGCGGGCGCGAGCCCGCAGCATCCTGCTGCGAGCAGCTTGATGTCGCCGCCGCCGAACCAGCCGCGCGAATAGGCGACGGTTCCGGCCGCGAACAGGACGGCGAGGGTCGCGAGCGCGACGCCTGCGCCGGCAAAGCCTCCGGTCACCCCGGCCGTCGCGACGCCCGCGACCGCGAGCGCGCCGGTCAGCGCGTTCGGGATTCGGCGCGTACGAACGTCGCTCACCGCAGCCGTCAGCGCAGCTGCGGTGAGGATCGGGACGAACGGCAGCATGTTACTGAGGCGGCGTGATCTTGTTGTTGATGGCGGTGAACGTGTCGCTCACCTTTTGGCCGAGCAGGCCGATCGCCGTGATCGCGGCGACCGCGATCAGCGAGACGACGAGACCGTATTCGACGAGGGTCGCGCCTTCGTCGTCCTTGAGCATGGCGAGGAACGAGGTGGTCACGGAGAGCTCCTTCTCTGGACGAACCAGACCTTAGTGGTCTTTCGGGAGGTGGTCGAAGAGGTTGGAATCGATCGCGGGGTTCGGTGCGCCGATCGTGACGCGAGCGGAAGCCGGGGCTACCCCGGGCAGCGCCGTCGCCGTGACGGTGACGAAGCTGCCCCGAGGCATGGCGCTTGCGACGGGAAGCGTCGCGTGAAACGTGCGGTCCGACTGGATCGTGATCCGGCCGATCAGCACGTCGGGAATGTCGCGAGAGACCGAGCCGACGAGCGTGAGCGTCACTGGCATGGAAGCAGGTGCCGTCCCGTCGACGAGGATCGCATCGCGTCCCGCCGCCTCGTGCGCGCTGATGGTGAGCGAACCGCTCGCCGGCGTGAGGTAGGTGGCGGGTCCGGGGCGCGCGCCCTCCGTGGCACGCGCGTCCGGGTAGCGTCCGGCGAGTGCGCGCAGC carries:
- a CDS encoding CpaF family protein, producing the protein MSGAASEAHIVATVERTARELLKSEIHDALAQRLDVVAASAALDEPKKIAELRAQIDTIVRELLAAYPAVFSAEELARVQQEIIDEALGYGPLEELLAQHDVTEIMVNGPGHVFVERNGKIETTNKRFSDDRQLRVVIERMIAPLGRRIDESVPMVDARLPDGSRVNAIIEPLALDGPTLTIRRFGKTRLTPQALVDIGAIEEPMLDFLRAAVEARLNLVICGGTGSGKTTFLNCLSSFIPDGERIVTIEDAAELRLNQTHVVRLEGRPPNLQGAGEVRIRDLVRNALRMRPDRIIVGECRGAEALDMLQAMNTGHDGSLTTIHANSARDSLSRIETMVMMAGFELPVRAIREQIASAVDLVVHIARMRDGSRKVVGISEIAGLEGEVVTMQEIVRYHQRGLDKNNKVVGEFEFTGVQPECLQRFAEFGVSFDMHSLSKMAGAPVLGKVASW
- the cpaB gene encoding Flp pilus assembly protein CpaB → MSSVLARPLDTRTIALSVAGLLAVGTGVLTYNYLASVGHANAPAAQRSIVVAARTIPAHATITAEMLTRVARPADAVDPDVLTAPAAAIGSSAVNEIPAGSQVTASKLVHYVTAGLPGKVHVGMRAVSIALDRVKGVSNLVQAGDLVDVIAATPRTQESAPKAVTIIRAARVLSVGSMTEAGATPAPDSGQQFSSATLEVTAKQADLLTLADVNTTLRLALRSPREATNSRPVEKLTFDKDKPAPRPAIAPSLPQLLPQLFTPLRNPFPQPAQPQAKPTPAPPAVSVIDGDKVVSGSPR
- a CDS encoding prepilin peptidase; the encoded protein is MLPFVPILTAAALTAAVSDVRTRRIPNALTGALAVAGVATAGVTGGFAGAGVALATLAVLFAAGTVAYSRGWFGGGDIKLLAAGCCGLAPALAFDFLIYTALAGGLLSLYSLAASQRMATALITWRLPETGERLPYAVAAAGGALFLWVALSCPAFLLVR
- a CDS encoding Flp family type IVb pilin, whose amino-acid sequence is MLKDDEGATLVEYGLVVSLIAVAAITAIGLLGQKVSDTFTAINNKITPPQ